Within the Candidatus Palauibacter australiensis genome, the region GGAAGTAGTTGACGGGCGGGCCTCCGGCAATCCTTATGAACATATGATGCGTCTCCGACCGCGCTCCGCCCCGATCCTCGCCACCACGCTGGCCACCGTGACGGTCGCCACGCTGGCCGCCGCCGCCGTGACGGGCATGACGGGGCGATCCGACCCGCCGACGGACGCGGTGGCCGCGGAGGCGAGCGCCCGCGACGTGAGCACCGGGGATGTGAGCGCTTCGGCCCTTCGCGAACGCGAGGCCGCGCGCGACTGGCTGCTCGAGCGCGAACCGGGGCTGGCCCAGGCGCGGGCGGAATGGGGCCGGGACTTCTACTTCACGCGCGCCATCTACTCGGGCTCCCGCGGCTGGTGGGGTGGGGGACGGGGACGCGGCACGTGGGCCACGGACTTCCCGAAGGCCGACCGCCAGTTCCTCTTCATCCTCCATCGCCTGCTCGCGATGCTGGACCTGCACGAGTGGGAGAACCCGGTCGCGCTCGACGACCCCGAACTGCGCCGCTTCCCCTTCCTCTACATGCTGGAAGTCGGCTACATTAACCTGTCCGAGCCCGAAATCGAGGGTCTCCGGGGCTACCTCGAGGCGGGCGGATTCCTGGTGGTGGATGACTTCTGGGGCGAGGAGGCGTGGTACAACTTCGAGTACCACATGTCCCGCATCCTGCCCGGCCGCCCGATCGAGCCGATTCCGCTGGATCATCCGATCTTCCACCAGTTCTACGACATCGACGAGATCAAGACGGTGCCGGCCGTCAACAACGCCATGCGCGGGCGCTACGAGGAGTGCTGGGGACCCTGCCCGCCCACGGTCCGCGGGATCTTCAACGACCAGGGCGAGCTGATGGTCGTCATCAACCACAACACGGATCTGGGCGACGCGTGGGAGTGGTCCGAGAACCCGTACTACCCGATCGACCGCTCGACCTACGCCTACGAACTCGCCATCAACTACATCATCTACGGCCTCAGCCACTGATGGGGCCGATCTCCCGGCGGCGGTTCGGGGCGCTCGCCCTCGGCGCCGCGGGAGCGGCGGCCACCCCCTGGCCGCTCCGCGCACTGCGCGGCCAGCGACTTCTCGTGGACGGCGACCGGCTCAACCGCCGCCTCGGCGAACTCGCGCGCTTCAGCAGCGCCGCGGAGGGCACGACGCGGCTCGCCTACAGCGATGAGGACCGGGCGGCCCGCGCCTGGCTCTCGGACATCCTGTCCGACCTCGGCCTCGAAGTGCATGTGGACCGCGCCGCCAACCTGATCGGACGCCGGCGCGGCACGGACCCCTCGCTCGCCCCCATCGTCCTCGGTTCCCACATCGACTCCGTCCCGGCGGGCGGCAGCTACGACGGACAGGTCGGCTCGATCGGCGCGCTCGAAGCGGTGGCCACGCTGGTGGACGCGGGCCGGGAAACCCGCCACCCGCTGGAATTCGTGATCTGGGCCAACGAGGAGGGCGGCAAGACGGGGAGCCGCGCGGTCGCGGGCGAAACCCTGCCCTGGGAAGTCGACATCGTCACCGCGAGCGGGTTTGCGATCGGCGAGGGCACGGAGCGCCTGGGCGGCGACCTCACCGACCTGGCGGCGGCACGACGGGAGGCCGGGAGTCTCGCGGCCTACCTCGAACTGCATATCGAGCAGGGGTTCGTGCTGGATCGGGGCGGGCTCGACATCGGCGTCGTGCAGGGGATCGTGGGCATCCGCCGCTGGTCCGTCACGGTCGACGGTTTCGCCAACCACGCCGGCACCACGCCCATGGACATGCGGCAGGACGCCATGGTAACCGCGGCGCGCATCATCGATGCCGTGCACGTGTCCGCGCGGGAACTGCCCGGGCGGCACGTGGCCACCGTCGGCCGCCTGACCGCCGAGCCCGGCGCGCCGAACGTCATCCCGGGGCGGGTGACCTTCAGCCTCGAGATCCGCGACCTCGCGATGACGGGCATCGACGCCGTCTTCCAGGCGATCCGGGGGCGCGCCGAGGAGATCGCCGCGGCGGACGGCACGACGGTCACCATCGAGCAGTTCTACGAGAGTCGCGCGGCGCCGACCGATCCGCGCCTCCGGGACATCATCGAAGCGGAGGCGCTCGACCTCGGCCTCACGGCGCTCCGCATGCCGAGCGGCGCGGGCCACGACGCGCAGAGCGTCGCCCTGCTGGGGCCGGTGGGGATGATCTTCGTGCCGAGCCGCAACGGCATCAGCCACTCGCCGCTCGAGTTCACGGAGCCGGATCAGATCACGGCGGGGGCGAACGTGCTGCTCGGCGCCCTCCTCGCGATCGACGCGCGCGGCCTCTGAGTCCCGGCCGCGCGCGAACCTTCCGCGGCCGGTGGGCAGCCGGCCGTCAGTTGCCGATCACGTCCTTCGAGATGCGCATGGCGACGAGCATGTTCGGCACGTCCACGACCTCGGCGATCTTCAGGTCCCCCGCCATCGAGGCCAACTGGTAGGCTTCCTGCCGGGACAGCTCCTGCGAACGCACCAGGTAGTCGATCATCGCCTCGACGGCGTTCCGCGCCGCCTCGTCGATCGTCGGCGCGAAGCCGGTCACGGCGTAGAACTCGTCGGTCTCGT harbors:
- a CDS encoding DUF4159 domain-containing protein; translated protein: MMRLRPRSAPILATTLATVTVATLAAAAVTGMTGRSDPPTDAVAAEASARDVSTGDVSASALREREAARDWLLEREPGLAQARAEWGRDFYFTRAIYSGSRGWWGGGRGRGTWATDFPKADRQFLFILHRLLAMLDLHEWENPVALDDPELRRFPFLYMLEVGYINLSEPEIEGLRGYLEAGGFLVVDDFWGEEAWYNFEYHMSRILPGRPIEPIPLDHPIFHQFYDIDEIKTVPAVNNAMRGRYEECWGPCPPTVRGIFNDQGELMVVINHNTDLGDAWEWSENPYYPIDRSTYAYELAINYIIYGLSH
- a CDS encoding Zn-dependent hydrolase: MGPISRRRFGALALGAAGAAATPWPLRALRGQRLLVDGDRLNRRLGELARFSSAAEGTTRLAYSDEDRAARAWLSDILSDLGLEVHVDRAANLIGRRRGTDPSLAPIVLGSHIDSVPAGGSYDGQVGSIGALEAVATLVDAGRETRHPLEFVIWANEEGGKTGSRAVAGETLPWEVDIVTASGFAIGEGTERLGGDLTDLAAARREAGSLAAYLELHIEQGFVLDRGGLDIGVVQGIVGIRRWSVTVDGFANHAGTTPMDMRQDAMVTAARIIDAVHVSARELPGRHVATVGRLTAEPGAPNVIPGRVTFSLEIRDLAMTGIDAVFQAIRGRAEEIAAADGTTVTIEQFYESRAAPTDPRLRDIIEAEALDLGLTALRMPSGAGHDAQSVALLGPVGMIFVPSRNGISHSPLEFTEPDQITAGANVLLGALLAIDARGL